In one window of Ruminococcus albus AD2013 DNA:
- the feoB gene encoding ferrous iron transport protein B, with product MSIKIALAGNPNCGKTTLFNALTGSNQFVGNWPGVTVEKKEGKLKKHNDVIVTDLPGIYSLSPYTLEEVVARNYLIDEQPDVILNIIDGTNLERNLYLTTQLTELGIPVVCAVNMMDVVNKNGDKINVSKLSEAIGCKVIEISALKNEGISEAAEAAISAADTKHGGPVHRFDAAIEHALAHIEEACVHDLPDEQQRWYAIKLFERDDKVIEKLGIKNEKLAHINKDIEKVEKELDDDSESIITNERYNYISNIIDSCLVKKNKGALSTSDKIDKIVTNRWLGLPIFAAIMFAVYWIAMVGVGAPLTDFTNDNIFGEDGFHFLGKGTSDYEEASEEYAGAQLIIDGYDAYVEANGTAPADEFTYEVEDEETLEISEETATIADYESALATIEKIGDEPDPADYGWYVPPVPALAEKALDKVGAAAWLKGLIIDGIIAGCGAVLGFVPQMLVLFLMLAFLEACGYMSRIAFVLDRVFRKFGLSGKSFIPMLVGVGCGVPGIMASRTIENERDRRMTIMTTTFIPCGAKVPFIAMVAGAIFGGAAWVATSAYFIGMAAIIISGIMLKKTKMFAGDPAPFVMELPAYHLPTVKNVLRSMWERGWSFIKKAGTVILISQVVVWFTSRFGFVDGSFGMLEEEELSSSILAKLGSVIAWIFIPLGWGNWQAAVASITGLVAKENIVGTMGTLYGGGDKTVWQELAVQFTSITGYSFLVFNLLCAPCFAAIGAIKREMNNAKWTWFAIGYQCGFAYAIALMINQFGGMITGNTNILGVICAAAILACMIYMLFRPYKEATKLTSKLAVSKA from the coding sequence ATGAGTATTAAAATAGCGCTTGCGGGTAATCCCAACTGCGGAAAGACCACGCTTTTCAACGCGCTGACAGGCTCAAATCAGTTCGTAGGAAACTGGCCGGGAGTCACTGTTGAGAAAAAAGAGGGCAAGCTGAAAAAACACAATGATGTCATAGTCACCGACCTGCCCGGCATCTATTCACTTTCACCTTACACGCTGGAGGAAGTCGTAGCACGAAACTACCTTATCGATGAACAGCCCGATGTTATCCTTAACATCATCGACGGCACGAACTTAGAGCGAAATCTCTACCTGACAACACAGCTGACAGAGCTGGGGATACCCGTTGTCTGCGCCGTGAATATGATGGACGTGGTAAACAAAAACGGCGATAAGATCAACGTTTCAAAGCTCTCCGAAGCGATCGGCTGCAAGGTAATAGAAATATCGGCTCTGAAAAATGAAGGTATTTCCGAAGCCGCCGAAGCTGCAATTTCCGCTGCTGACACAAAACACGGCGGACCTGTTCACCGTTTTGATGCGGCTATCGAACACGCCCTCGCACATATAGAAGAAGCCTGTGTTCATGATCTGCCCGATGAACAGCAGAGATGGTACGCAATAAAGCTTTTCGAGCGCGATGACAAGGTGATAGAAAAACTGGGTATCAAGAATGAAAAGCTTGCTCATATAAATAAGGATATCGAAAAAGTCGAGAAAGAACTGGACGACGACAGCGAATCCATAATCACCAACGAGCGTTATAACTACATTTCAAACATCATCGACAGCTGCCTTGTGAAAAAGAACAAAGGCGCATTGAGCACTTCGGACAAGATCGATAAGATCGTTACCAACCGCTGGCTGGGTCTGCCGATATTTGCTGCTATAATGTTCGCGGTATACTGGATAGCAATGGTTGGCGTGGGCGCACCTCTCACCGATTTCACTAACGACAACATCTTCGGTGAAGACGGTTTCCACTTTCTCGGTAAAGGAACTTCCGATTATGAAGAAGCATCCGAGGAATACGCAGGCGCACAACTTATAATCGACGGCTATGATGCTTACGTTGAAGCTAACGGAACGGCTCCCGCCGATGAATTTACATACGAAGTCGAAGACGAGGAAACTCTGGAAATATCCGAGGAAACAGCAACCATCGCCGACTACGAATCAGCCCTCGCCACAATCGAGAAAATAGGCGATGAACCCGATCCGGCTGATTATGGCTGGTATGTTCCCCCTGTTCCTGCTCTTGCTGAAAAAGCACTGGATAAAGTCGGTGCAGCTGCATGGCTGAAGGGTCTTATCATTGACGGCATCATTGCAGGATGCGGTGCAGTACTTGGATTCGTTCCTCAGATGCTTGTACTTTTCCTGATGCTGGCATTTCTTGAAGCCTGCGGATATATGTCCCGTATCGCTTTTGTACTTGACAGAGTTTTCCGCAAGTTCGGTCTTTCGGGCAAGAGCTTCATACCCATGCTTGTTGGTGTAGGCTGCGGTGTTCCCGGTATCATGGCAAGCCGTACAATCGAGAACGAGCGCGACAGACGTATGACCATCATGACAACGACATTCATTCCCTGCGGTGCGAAAGTTCCTTTCATCGCCATGGTAGCTGGTGCGATCTTCGGCGGTGCTGCATGGGTAGCTACTTCGGCTTACTTCATCGGCATGGCTGCTATCATAATCTCAGGTATTATGCTGAAAAAGACAAAAATGTTCGCAGGCGACCCTGCACCTTTCGTTATGGAACTTCCCGCTTACCATCTCCCCACCGTAAAGAACGTTCTTCGTTCAATGTGGGAGCGCGGCTGGTCTTTCATCAAGAAGGCAGGTACAGTAATACTTATCTCTCAGGTAGTTGTATGGTTCACAAGCCGCTTCGGATTTGTTGACGGAAGCTTCGGTATGCTGGAGGAAGAAGAACTCAGCTCATCTATTCTGGCAAAACTCGGAAGTGTTATCGCATGGATATTCATTCCTCTTGGCTGGGGCAACTGGCAGGCGGCTGTGGCTTCTATCACAGGTCTTGTGGCTAAGGAAAACATCGTCGGAACAATGGGCACACTTTACGGCGGCGGAGACAAAACTGTTTGGCAGGAACTGGCAGTTCAGTTCACATCCATCACAGGTTATTCCTTCCTTGTATTCAACCTGCTGTGTGCACCCTGCTTCGCGGCTATCGGCGCTATCAAGCGTGAGATGAACAACGCCAAGTGGACATGGTTCGCGATCGGCTATCAGTGCGGATTTGCATATGCTATCGCACTCATGATAAACCAGTTCGGCGGAATGATCACAGGCAATACCAATATCCTCGGCGTTATATGCGCAGCAGCAATACTGGCTTGCATGATATATATGCTTTTCAGACCTTACAAGGAAGCAACCAAGCTGACTTCAAAGCTGGCAGTCAGCAAAGCATAA
- a CDS encoding nucleotidyltransferase domain-containing protein — protein sequence MFILEDYLEKLINECRFAFGERLVYLGLQGSYLRGEATEQSDIDIMAVIDEFCAADMDIYREILKKVGDYERSCGFICGRDELARWNPLEVIQLRHTTKDLYGTLSELLPEAKREDQVNYVKVSLGNLYHELCHRYIHTDKENSAIKLFFTLKGFFFLIQNLHYLESGEFLLTKKELKEKVSSDDRYILELSENYVSQDFDSVFPKVMEWCRQAFIRADI from the coding sequence ATGTTCATACTTGAAGATTATCTGGAAAAGCTGATAAACGAATGCAGATTTGCTTTTGGTGAAAGGCTGGTATATCTTGGATTGCAGGGGAGTTATCTCAGGGGAGAAGCTACCGAACAAAGTGATATCGATATAATGGCAGTAATAGATGAGTTCTGTGCCGCTGACATGGATATCTACCGAGAAATACTGAAAAAAGTGGGGGACTACGAAAGGTCATGCGGATTTATCTGCGGCAGAGATGAACTTGCCCGCTGGAATCCTCTTGAAGTTATACAGCTGAGACACACTACCAAAGACCTTTACGGAACTCTGTCGGAACTTCTGCCGGAAGCGAAAAGAGAAGATCAGGTAAATTATGTCAAGGTCAGTCTTGGTAATCTTTACCATGAACTTTGTCATCGCTATATACATACTGACAAGGAAAACAGTGCAATCAAGCTGTTCTTTACGCTAAAGGGATTTTTCTTCCTGATACAGAATCTTCATTATCTTGAAAGCGGAGAGTTTCTGCTGACAAAGAAAGAGCTGAAAGAAAAGGTAAGTTCCGATGACAGGTATATACTTGAACTTAGTGAGAATTACGTTTCGCAGGATTTCGACAGTGTATTCCCGAAGGTGATGGAATGGTGCAGGCAGGCTTTCATAAGGGCGGATATTTAG
- a CDS encoding transposase, translating into MLKKIYYNKYIWNPSYFVATVSDRSLKHVTDYINSQKNK; encoded by the coding sequence ATTCTTAAAAAAATCTACTATAATAAATATATATGGAATCCATCGTATTTTGTAGCAACTGTAAGCGACAGAAGTCTTAAACATGTAACAGATTACATTAATTCTCAAAAAAACAAGTAG
- a CDS encoding FeoB-associated Cys-rich membrane protein has product MAAWLSENIGNIVVIIIVAAILALAIRSVIKDKRSGKSSCGCGCANCAMHGKCHPAKK; this is encoded by the coding sequence ATGGCAGCATGGCTCAGTGAAAACATCGGAAACATCGTGGTTATTATAATAGTAGCAGCGATACTTGCTCTGGCTATCAGGTCTGTTATAAAGGACAAACGCTCGGGCAAAAGCAGCTGCGGATGCGGCTGTGCGAATTGTGCTATGCACGGCAAGTGCCATCCTGCCAAAAAATAA
- a CDS encoding LL-diaminopimelate aminotransferase, with protein sequence MLTPNMNYSHLKASYLFYNIAQKVKAYQAANPDAHILRLGIGDVSLPLCDAVIKGLHKAADDQANASTFNGYMPECGAPFLRKAIADYYRGRGVELGDDEVFVSSGASDELGDILDIFDRSNRSLIIEPAYPAYVDANIMAGREIVHLPSSRDNGFLPLPDEDTSAELIYLCSPNNPTGAVFSKEQLKVWVDWANEHGSVILFDAAYEAFIEEEGMPHSIFEIEGARTCAIEICSLSKTAGFTGTRLGYTVIPKDLVRNGMNFNDMWVRNRTTKTNGVSYIIQRAACEVFTPEGQQQIHENINVYKNNARTLMKALDKLGIWYTGGKNAPYIWMECPNGMGSWEFFDKLLNEAQIVGTPGEGFGKCGEGYLRFSTFGSPEDTEKAAEKLLELLG encoded by the coding sequence ATGCTTACACCTAATATGAATTATTCCCATTTAAAGGCTTCGTACCTTTTTTATAATATCGCACAGAAAGTAAAGGCTTATCAGGCAGCAAACCCCGATGCGCACATTTTGCGTCTGGGCATAGGCGATGTATCTCTTCCCCTTTGCGATGCTGTTATCAAGGGTCTGCACAAGGCGGCTGACGATCAGGCAAATGCATCGACTTTCAACGGATATATGCCCGAATGCGGTGCACCGTTCCTGAGAAAAGCTATCGCTGATTATTACCGCGGCAGGGGAGTGGAGCTTGGTGATGACGAGGTCTTCGTATCATCGGGCGCGTCTGACGAACTGGGTGATATTCTGGACATTTTTGACCGATCAAACCGTTCACTTATAATCGAGCCTGCTTATCCCGCATATGTTGACGCAAATATCATGGCAGGACGTGAGATAGTACATCTGCCGTCTTCGAGAGATAACGGTTTTCTGCCCCTGCCCGATGAAGATACATCTGCGGAGCTGATATATCTCTGCTCGCCCAACAATCCCACAGGTGCGGTGTTCAGCAAAGAACAGCTGAAAGTATGGGTTGACTGGGCTAATGAGCACGGCTCTGTCATTCTTTTTGATGCGGCTTATGAAGCATTCATCGAGGAAGAAGGTATGCCTCATTCCATCTTCGAGATAGAGGGCGCACGCACCTGCGCTATCGAGATATGTTCACTTTCAAAGACAGCGGGCTTTACGGGAACCCGTCTCGGATATACGGTTATACCCAAAGATCTTGTCCGCAACGGTATGAATTTCAATGATATGTGGGTGCGCAACCGTACCACCAAGACAAACGGTGTATCCTACATCATACAGCGTGCTGCCTGTGAGGTGTTCACTCCTGAGGGTCAACAGCAGATACACGAAAATATAAATGTTTATAAGAATAACGCCCGAACCCTTATGAAAGCCCTTGACAAGCTGGGCATATGGTACACAGGCGGCAAGAATGCGCCTTACATCTGGATGGAGTGCCCGAATGGTATGGGTTCATGGGAGTTTTTTGACAAGCTGCTGAACGAAGCACAGATAGTCGGCACCCCAGGCGAGGGCTTCGGAAAGTGCGGCGAGGGTTATCTGAGATTTTCCACTTTCGGAAGTCCCGAGGATACCGAGAAAGCAGCTGAAAAGCTTCTGGAACTTCTGGGCTGA
- a CDS encoding FeoA family protein, with protein MTLRDAKIGDTVTVKKLTGEGAVKRRIMDMGLTKGTSVTIRKVAPLGDPIEVTVRGYELSIRKADAEMVEVL; from the coding sequence ATGACACTGAGAGATGCAAAGATCGGCGATACCGTCACTGTAAAAAAGCTTACGGGGGAAGGTGCGGTCAAGCGCAGGATAATGGATATGGGACTGACAAAGGGCACTTCGGTCACGATACGCAAGGTAGCACCTCTGGGAGACCCGATAGAGGTCACAGTGCGCGGCTACGAGCTGTCTATCCGCAAAGCTGACGCAGAAATGGTCGAGGTTCTTTGA
- a CDS encoding IS200/IS605 family element transposase accessory protein TnpB, with amino-acid sequence MQIYTTYSVKIKHYNNIFKDTVIVYRHAVDYLIKVCLDKWDNIVTFKGMSRLTYIETLIHATKDNPDPIYDFDAKFYKMPSYLRRGAINEAIGKVSSYKSNLDNWIKDPVGREPSYPKAGYSFPSMYRTGMYNQTGDYTARIKVYIRNTWDWITINLKKPDMDYIYRHCSFRKQCAPTLQKRGKEWFLDFPFEEKVKLADISVYEQTIVAVDLGINTTATISVMRSDGTILGRHFCKLTKETDHLMHCVNRIKKAQQHGNYKTPRLWAKAKGINHDIATKTAACIVDIAALYNADVIVFEHLDKNGKVRGSKKQKLKLWRSQEVQSIVTNKAHRLGMRVSHICAWNTSRLAYDGSGFVLRGKFGGFNTYELCKFQNGKTYNCDLSASYNIGARYFIREILKSLDENSRLLIEAKVPQCSKRSTCTFSTLVNLNAEIIAHTA; translated from the coding sequence ATGCAGATATATACGACTTATAGCGTTAAGATCAAGCATTACAACAACATCTTTAAAGATACCGTTATCGTATACAGACATGCTGTAGATTACCTTATCAAAGTATGTCTTGATAAATGGGATAACATTGTTACATTCAAAGGGATGAGTAGACTCACATATATTGAAACACTGATCCATGCTACAAAAGATAATCCCGATCCAATTTATGATTTTGATGCCAAATTCTATAAGATGCCAAGCTATCTGCGCCGTGGTGCTATTAACGAGGCTATAGGCAAGGTATCATCTTACAAAAGCAATCTCGATAACTGGATCAAAGATCCGGTCGGAAGAGAACCATCGTATCCAAAAGCAGGTTATTCATTCCCGTCTATGTATCGTACAGGAATGTACAATCAGACCGGTGATTATACTGCCCGGATCAAAGTCTATATCCGTAATACATGGGACTGGATAACGATAAACCTTAAAAAGCCTGATATGGATTATATATACAGACATTGCAGTTTTCGCAAGCAATGCGCTCCAACACTTCAAAAACGAGGCAAGGAGTGGTTTTTGGACTTTCCGTTTGAGGAAAAGGTCAAACTTGCAGATATATCTGTGTATGAACAGACCATTGTTGCTGTAGATCTTGGAATAAACACCACTGCTACGATTTCCGTAATGCGTTCAGATGGCACTATTCTTGGAAGGCATTTTTGTAAGCTTACCAAAGAAACAGACCATCTTATGCATTGTGTTAACCGTATCAAAAAAGCTCAGCAGCATGGTAACTATAAAACACCAAGGCTTTGGGCAAAAGCCAAAGGAATCAATCACGACATTGCCACTAAAACAGCTGCCTGCATCGTAGATATAGCCGCTCTTTATAATGCAGATGTTATTGTATTTGAGCATTTAGACAAGAACGGTAAGGTCCGCGGTTCTAAAAAGCAGAAGCTCAAGCTGTGGCGCAGTCAGGAAGTTCAGTCTATTGTAACGAATAAAGCTCACAGACTAGGTATGAGAGTAAGCCATATCTGTGCATGGAATACGTCACGCCTTGCCTACGATGGCAGTGGTTTTGTACTTCGTGGTAAATTTGGTGGTTTCAATACCTATGAGCTATGCAAATTTCAAAATGGCAAGACCTACAACTGTGATCTATCTGCTTCGTATAATATCGGGGCAAGATATTTCATACGTGAAATATTAAAATCCTTGGATGAGAATTCAAGGTTGCTCATTGAGGCAAAAGTACCTCAATGCAGTAAGAGAAGCACCTGCACGTTCTCTACCTTAGTTAACCTGAATGCGGAAATTATTGCTCATACAGCATAA
- a CDS encoding FeoA family protein, producing MMPLVSANAGESYTIARIGGTNEVRKHLEDLGFAVGGKVTVISVMAGNLIVNVKETRVAVSRELAMKIMV from the coding sequence ATGATGCCTTTGGTATCTGCAAATGCAGGAGAAAGCTACACTATCGCACGGATCGGCGGAACAAATGAAGTTCGCAAGCATCTTGAAGACCTTGGTTTCGCAGTTGGCGGAAAGGTCACTGTTATTTCCGTAATGGCAGGAAATCTCATCGTGAACGTAAAGGAAACGAGAGTGGCTGTGAGCCGAGAATTAGCGATGAAAATTATGGTATAG
- a CDS encoding DUF6110 family protein: MSFWIKGAIFVGGMAASTLGVKLLTSKTAKKVYAHTTATVLRGKDAVMEGVTKVRESCDDIVADAKDINEKRSEEDIIDIIEDSSDTIEEEFSDEEKKD, from the coding sequence ATGTCATTCTGGATCAAGGGAGCAATTTTCGTAGGAGGTATGGCGGCAAGCACTTTAGGTGTCAAGCTGCTGACAAGCAAGACCGCAAAAAAGGTCTACGCCCATACGACTGCAACAGTTCTGCGTGGAAAGGACGCTGTAATGGAGGGTGTTACAAAAGTTCGCGAGAGCTGTGATGATATCGTGGCTGATGCTAAAGATATCAACGAAAAGCGCTCGGAAGAGGATATCATCGACATCATCGAAGACAGCTCCGATACCATCGAAGAAGAATTTTCGGACGAGGAGAAAAAAGACTGA
- a CDS encoding heavy metal translocating P-type ATPase has translation MKCQILHSSHNRLRVHIMRDHMTLRQADMLEYYLRAKPFVTDVKVFDRTGDAVIIFTDRKQLIKALADFTYADKKTAALVPEHTGRELDREFEDRLFFMLARRYIFKRLIPAPLRMALSVIKAAKYVREALISISKGKIEVSLLDAVAITVSLIRRDHKTASSVMFMLGLGELMEDWTHKKSVDDLARTMSLGVEKVWLKTDESETLVSINEISEGDEIIVRTGSMIPLDGKVISGEAEVNQATLTGEALAVHKSAGSYAYAGTVVEQGSCVIQVDKLTGSGKYDRIVKMIEDSEKLKSEVESRASHLADKLVPYCLGGTLLTYLLTRNATKAISILMVDFSCALKLAMPISVISAMREGQTCGMTIKGGKFLEAVAEADTIIFDKTGTLTHSEPKVAKIITFGENDESEALRLAACLEEHYPHSIANAVVKAASDRGLVHEELHSEVEYVVAHGIASSVSGVKVVLGSYHFVFEDEGCTLPESEKEKFDTLPDEYSHLFLAVGGILAAVICIEDPIREEAKEVLSQLKELGITKIVMMTGDSERTAKAVANKVGVDEYYAEVLPEDKAEYVRREKRAGRKVIMIGDGVNDSPALSQADAGIAISSGAAIAKEVADITISADDLRCLVTLRQLSASLMKRINSNYRTIIGFNFSLMVLGASGVIAPTTSALLHNSSTLAISLASMRNYLK, from the coding sequence ATGAAATGTCAGATACTTCACAGTTCCCATAACCGCCTGCGTGTACATATAATGCGTGACCATATGACACTCCGGCAGGCGGATATGCTGGAATACTATCTCCGTGCGAAACCATTTGTCACAGATGTCAAGGTATTCGACCGCACGGGCGATGCGGTAATAATATTCACCGACAGGAAGCAGTTAATAAAAGCATTAGCTGATTTCACCTATGCTGACAAAAAGACAGCTGCCCTCGTACCTGAGCATACAGGCAGAGAACTGGACCGCGAGTTTGAAGACAGACTCTTCTTTATGCTGGCAAGGAGATATATTTTCAAGCGGCTGATACCCGCTCCTTTGCGAATGGCGCTGTCTGTCATCAAAGCAGCGAAGTACGTCCGCGAAGCACTGATATCGATCTCAAAGGGCAAAATAGAAGTCAGCCTGCTGGACGCTGTTGCAATAACAGTCTCACTGATACGCCGCGACCACAAAACTGCTTCAAGCGTGATGTTCATGCTTGGTCTTGGCGAACTTATGGAGGACTGGACGCACAAAAAGTCTGTTGATGATCTTGCCCGTACAATGTCACTGGGCGTGGAAAAGGTATGGCTGAAAACAGACGAAAGCGAAACTCTCGTGTCCATCAATGAGATCTCCGAAGGCGACGAAATAATCGTCCGCACAGGCAGCATGATACCTTTGGACGGCAAAGTAATTTCCGGTGAAGCAGAGGTCAATCAGGCTACACTCACAGGTGAAGCCCTTGCTGTGCATAAGTCCGCGGGAAGCTACGCTTACGCAGGTACGGTGGTTGAACAGGGCAGCTGTGTAATTCAGGTGGATAAACTCACAGGCAGCGGTAAGTACGACCGCATAGTAAAAATGATTGAGGACAGCGAAAAGCTTAAATCCGAAGTCGAAAGCCGTGCATCTCATCTTGCGGACAAACTTGTTCCTTACTGTCTGGGCGGCACTCTGCTGACATATCTGCTGACGAGGAATGCCACAAAAGCTATATCGATACTCATGGTGGATTTCTCCTGTGCGCTGAAACTGGCAATGCCAATATCGGTCATCTCCGCTATGCGTGAAGGTCAGACCTGCGGCATGACGATAAAGGGCGGAAAGTTCCTTGAAGCAGTTGCTGAAGCTGATACGATCATCTTCGATAAAACAGGCACCCTGACTCATTCTGAGCCCAAAGTTGCTAAGATAATAACATTTGGTGAGAACGATGAGTCCGAAGCACTCAGGCTCGCCGCGTGTCTTGAAGAACACTATCCCCACTCCATAGCAAATGCAGTAGTTAAAGCGGCAAGCGACCGAGGTCTTGTCCACGAGGAACTCCACAGTGAGGTGGAGTATGTAGTCGCACACGGTATAGCAAGCTCTGTCAGTGGTGTCAAGGTGGTGCTGGGCAGCTACCATTTTGTATTCGAGGACGAAGGCTGTACACTGCCCGAAAGCGAAAAGGAAAAGTTTGATACACTCCCCGATGAGTACTCTCACCTGTTCCTTGCAGTTGGAGGAATACTTGCAGCAGTCATATGCATAGAAGACCCGATACGAGAAGAAGCAAAGGAAGTCCTTTCGCAGTTGAAAGAACTTGGCATCACCAAGATAGTAATGATGACAGGCGACAGCGAACGTACCGCAAAGGCGGTTGCCAATAAAGTTGGCGTTGACGAGTATTATGCCGAAGTCCTTCCCGAGGATAAAGCTGAATACGTCCGCCGTGAAAAACGTGCTGGCAGAAAAGTCATTATGATAGGTGACGGAGTCAATGACTCCCCTGCCCTTTCCCAAGCTGATGCAGGCATCGCTATAAGCAGCGGTGCAGCCATAGCAAAAGAGGTCGCAGACATAACGATATCCGCAGATGACCTCCGCTGTCTTGTGACATTACGTCAGTTGTCAGCTTCTCTTATGAAGCGTATAAACTCCAACTACCGCACCATAATCGGATTCAATTTCTCCCTGATGGTGCTTGGCGCATCAGGCGTTATAGCCCCGACAACATCAGCACTTCTTCACAATTCCTCTACCCTTGCGATATCCCTCGCAAGCATGAGAAACTATCTCAAATAG
- a CDS encoding ZIP family metal transporter — MISEIFFGLALPFAGTALGSGCVLFMKKTLSKGVQRALTGFAAGVMTAASIWSLIIPAMEQSEGMGKLSFLPALIGFWCGVIFLLFLDTLIPHLHMNAEKAEGIPSRLARTTMMVLAVTLHNIPEGMAVGIVYAGLVSGTAEINAGGAFALALGIAIQNFPEGAIISMPLHAEGKSKGRSFADGVLSGAVEPIGALLTILFAGLFLPAMPYLLSFAAGAMIYVVVEELIPEMSEGEHSNIGVLMFSLGFTLMMALDVALG; from the coding sequence ATGATAAGTGAAATATTCTTTGGACTTGCGCTGCCCTTTGCGGGGACAGCTTTGGGTTCGGGCTGTGTGCTTTTTATGAAGAAGACTCTCAGCAAAGGAGTACAGCGTGCGCTGACGGGCTTCGCGGCAGGCGTTATGACTGCCGCTTCTATATGGAGTCTGATAATACCTGCAATGGAGCAGTCGGAAGGGATGGGCAAACTGTCTTTCCTGCCTGCTTTGATAGGCTTCTGGTGCGGAGTGATCTTTCTGCTTTTTCTTGATACGCTTATACCGCATCTGCATATGAATGCCGAGAAAGCCGAGGGTATACCATCGCGGCTTGCTAGGACGACTATGATGGTGCTTGCAGTCACACTGCATAATATCCCCGAAGGAATGGCTGTGGGTATCGTGTATGCAGGTCTTGTCTCGGGCACGGCAGAGATAAATGCAGGTGGTGCATTCGCGCTTGCACTTGGTATCGCGATACAGAATTTCCCTGAGGGTGCTATAATATCAATGCCGCTTCACGCTGAGGGAAAAAGCAAGGGCAGATCATTTGCTGATGGTGTGCTTTCGGGAGCGGTCGAACCGATAGGCGCTTTGCTCACCATATTGTTTGCAGGGCTTTTTTTGCCAGCAATGCCGTATCTTCTGAGCTTTGCAGCGGGTGCGATGATATATGTTGTTGTTGAGGAACTTATCCCGGAAATGTCAGAGGGAGAACATTCAAATATAGGTGTGCTTATGTTCTCTCTGGGATTTACTCTGATGATGGCACTGGATGTGGCATTGGGGTGA
- a CDS encoding DUF2325 domain-containing protein: MSVVIVGGNDRMATRYQDICKSYRMKSKVFTQMPADFENKIGSPDLVIVFTGTCSHKMLGGVKKHTEKSGTPVRHLHSSSVSALKNLLSEYHR, translated from the coding sequence ATGAGTGTAGTTATAGTAGGCGGCAATGACCGCATGGCAACTAGATATCAGGATATCTGCAAATCTTACAGAATGAAATCAAAGGTGTTCACACAGATGCCTGCTGATTTTGAAAACAAGATAGGTTCGCCTGATCTTGTGATAGTGTTCACGGGTACGTGTTCGCATAAGATGCTGGGAGGTGTAAAAAAGCATACCGAGAAATCGGGAACTCCTGTGAGACATCTTCATTCTTCAAGTGTGAGCGCTTTGAAGAATCTGCTGTCGGAATACCACAGATAA
- a CDS encoding VanW family protein, producing the protein MKRKLFCEICPITYALSVKKCEALRFLQDIKDKHTFARTFSKDKLEYVIYKHNSLIRRRLGNVNMQLQENKAVNLSLAAPKINSVLIRPGETFSFWNLVGSLTVKKGYREGLTIFSDHPSSGLGGGMCQMTNLIHWMILHSELTITEHHHHDQIDLFPDFNRTIPFGTGTSIMYNYLDYRFRNDTDNTYQLIIYTTDEYLCGELRAEKRQSYKFHIQAENVYFSREDGVVYRNGDVYRDKIDRRTGEHVSRELIRHNHARVCYDTSDLTIVEEKSAV; encoded by the coding sequence ATGAAGAGAAAACTATTCTGCGAAATATGCCCCATTACATACGCCCTGTCAGTAAAAAAATGCGAAGCACTCAGATTTTTACAGGATATAAAGGACAAGCACACCTTTGCCCGCACATTCTCCAAGGATAAGCTTGAATACGTGATCTACAAACATAATTCCCTTATTCGCAGACGTCTTGGCAATGTTAATATGCAGCTTCAGGAAAACAAGGCTGTTAATCTTTCGCTTGCTGCACCAAAGATAAATTCTGTACTTATCCGTCCCGGTGAAACTTTTTCATTCTGGAACCTTGTGGGCAGCCTTACCGTTAAAAAAGGCTACCGCGAGGGTCTTACGATATTCTCCGACCACCCCTCATCGGGTCTTGGGGGCGGTATGTGCCAGATGACAAATCTCATACACTGGATGATACTCCACTCCGAACTGACCATAACCGAACATCACCACCATGACCAGATCGACCTTTTCCCCGATTTCAACAGAACTATCCCCTTTGGGACAGGTACATCTATAATGTATAATTACCTCGATTACCGTTTCCGCAACGATACTGACAATACTTACCAGCTGATAATATATACAACCGATGAATACCTCTGCGGTGAACTCAGAGCCGAAAAAAGGCAGTCCTATAAATTCCATATTCAGGCTGAGAACGTATATTTTTCCCGTGAGGACGGTGTAGTATACCGAAACGGCGATGTTTACCGCGACAAGATCGACCGCCGTACAGGCGAACACGTTTCGAGAGAACTGATAAGACACAACCACGCAAGGGTGTGCTACGATACATCCGATCTTACCATAGTTGAGGAAAAGAGCGCGGTCTAA